The Arcanobacterium wilhelmae region AGCGGCCCCGTGCGGGCCGGCTAGACGCATGGCACGAGCAACTTCGGAAAAATCAATCATGCTTCTATTCTTTCACCTCGGCCCGCCGTGTGCGAGGTTGAGCGAGGTATGCCACCCGTGGCGTTCCCCCTACTCTCACCCAAAAACCACGATAATAGTGGAATGGCTGAAATGACGGAACATATTGTCGATATCGACGTCTCGCAAGAGATGCGCACCTCGTTCTTAGAGTATTCGTACTCTGTGATCTACGCGCGCGCCCTGCCCGATGCGCGCGATGGCCTCAAGCCCGTCCAACGCCGCATCCTGTTCCAGATGAACCAGATGGGCTTGCGCCCGGATCGTGGGCACGTGAAGTCCTCGCGCGTCATCGGCGACGTTATGGGCCGCCTTCACCCGCACGGCGATTCAGCAATTTACGATGCCATGGTGCGCATGGCCCAACCGTTCACGATGCGCTTGCCGCTGGTGGACGGGCACGGAAATTTCGGTTCTCTCGACGACGGCCCCGCGGCCGCCCGCTACACCGAGGCCCGCATGGCCCCAGCGGCACTGGCAATGACGGCCTCGCTGGATGAAGACGTCGTGGATATGGTTCCGAATTACGACAACACCCTCCTTCAGCCTGAGGTGTTGCCGGCCGCGATCCCCAACCTTCTGGTCAACGGTTCCTCCGGTATCGCCGTTGGCATGGCCACCAACATGGCACCCCACAACCTCAATGAAGTGATCGCGGGCGCCCAGCATTTGCTCAATCATCCAGATGCGACGCTCGACGAGCTCATGAAGTTCATTCCCGGCCCGGATCTGCCTGAAGGTGGGCGAATCGTGGGATTGGATGGCATTCGCCAGGCATACGAAACGGGCCGCGGAATTTTCCGCACCCGTGCCACCGCACACATCGAGAACATTACCGCACGCAAGAAGGGCATCGTGTTCTCGGAGTTGCCTTACCTCGTGGGCCCAGAAAAAGTGATCGAGAAAATCAAGGACGGGGTGCAAAACAAGAAACTCACCGGTATCGCGGACGTGCAAAACCTCACCGATCGCCACCACGGCATGCGCCTCGTGGTGGAGGTGAAAGCGTCCACGTCGCCGGAAGAGGTGCTCGCGGCGCTCTACCAGCACACGCCGCTCGAAGAGTCCTTTGGTATCAACAATGTGGCGCTGGTGGACGGTGAGCCACGCACGCTCGGCCTTCGCGAGCTCCTGCAGGTCTTTATCGATCACCGTATTTCTGTGACGCGCCGCCGTTCACAGTTCCGCCTCAACAAGGCCCTCGAGCGCTTGCACCTTGTTGAAGGCCTGCTCATCGCAATCCTCGATATCGACGAGGTAATCCAGTTAATCCGTTCCTCGGAGGATTCTGCCACGGCGAAGACCCGCCTGATGGAGGTATTCGACCTTTCAGAGCCTCAAGCCGAGTACATCCTCGAGTTGCGCCTGCGCAGGCTCACGAAGTTCTCTCAGATCGAGCTCGAGGCGGAGCGCGATGAACTCAACAAGACGATCGAGGAGCTTCGCGAGATTCTCGGCTCGGAAGTTGCTCTCAAGGCGCTGATTACCCGTGAGATGAGCGAGGTTGCCCGCGAGTACGGCACGCCGCGTCGCACGATTCTGCTCGAGTCGGATGCCTCCTCCGCAGCGGGCGGGAAACCGAAAAAGCTCGCAGACGATCCGGCCTGGGTTCTGCTGTCGACGTCGGGGCGCGTGGCGCGTGTAGAAGGCGAGGAACCAATTTCGCGCATGGGGAACGCCACCCATGGCGCGCTCACCAGTGAGGTTCTGACCTCGAACCTGGCCGAAGTCGGCGTTGTTAGTTCCGGCGGCACAGTGGCGCGCCTGCGCGTTGGCGACATCCCTGCCCTGCCCCGCACCGAGAACGCCCCATCACTCGAGGCAGGCGCTCCGATCGACGAGATCGTCCTTCTGCCGCCGAGCGAAACGGTGGTCGGCTTGATTTCCCTCGACCCCGACGTCGTCGTCGCTGTCGC contains the following coding sequences:
- a CDS encoding DNA gyrase/topoisomerase IV subunit A, with product MAEMTEHIVDIDVSQEMRTSFLEYSYSVIYARALPDARDGLKPVQRRILFQMNQMGLRPDRGHVKSSRVIGDVMGRLHPHGDSAIYDAMVRMAQPFTMRLPLVDGHGNFGSLDDGPAAARYTEARMAPAALAMTASLDEDVVDMVPNYDNTLLQPEVLPAAIPNLLVNGSSGIAVGMATNMAPHNLNEVIAGAQHLLNHPDATLDELMKFIPGPDLPEGGRIVGLDGIRQAYETGRGIFRTRATAHIENITARKKGIVFSELPYLVGPEKVIEKIKDGVQNKKLTGIADVQNLTDRHHGMRLVVEVKASTSPEEVLAALYQHTPLEESFGINNVALVDGEPRTLGLRELLQVFIDHRISVTRRRSQFRLNKALERLHLVEGLLIAILDIDEVIQLIRSSEDSATAKTRLMEVFDLSEPQAEYILELRLRRLTKFSQIELEAERDELNKTIEELREILGSEVALKALITREMSEVAREYGTPRRTILLESDASSAAGGKPKKLADDPAWVLLSTSGRVARVEGEEPISRMGNATHGALTSEVLTSNLAEVGVVSSGGTVARLRVGDIPALPRTENAPSLEAGAPIDEIVLLPPSETVVGLISLDPDVVVAVATEQGKVKRTNAADAAAAGSLITLLDDDVVIGVAQAPDNHDLALVTSDAQLLRFSAADVRPQGHAGRGIAGMRVSDGARVIALGSLPSNDLAAHVVATISGSSDALPGTVAGHVKVTPLDRYPAKGRATGGVRTHRFLRGENVLQLAWIGPMPARAVDSRGKSVPLPEVDERRDGSGEPAARAIVAIG